Proteins encoded together in one Miscanthus floridulus cultivar M001 chromosome 16, ASM1932011v1, whole genome shotgun sequence window:
- the LOC136512547 gene encoding chaperone protein dnaJ C76, chloroplastic-like isoform X1, with the protein MAPPLLSPPLLADALATLPRSFPCSRPTRQLPTVGFAGAVRGDRQGSWSARRRDLRICATATEADYEREEEDVADDYYSVLGVMPDATPEEIKKAYYGCMKECHPDLSGNAPDVTNFCMFINEVYSVLSDPAQRAVYDEIHGYTATAINPFFDDSAPKDHVFVDEFTCIGCKNCANICPGVFKIEEDFGRSRVYSQSGSTELIQDAIDSCPVDCIHWTSAAQLSLLENEMRRVERVNVGLMLAGMGASVDVFRMASARWEKRQAKVLEKVRTRMVKQENSDTRSSWSDIWGSPPQDQSNGNEEEVSERAKRAAAAARRWREFSRRGADRPPTHKLPEAVGNKD; encoded by the exons ATGGCGCCCCCTCTCCTctcgccgccgctgctcgccGACGCACTCGCGACGCTGCCACGGTCTTTCCCCTGCTCCCGCCCCACGCGGCAACTGCCCACCGTCGGGTTCGCCGGAGCCGTACGGGGCGACCGGCAGGGGAGCTGGAGTGCGCGGAGAAGGGATCTCAGGATCTGTGCCACTGCGACGGAAGCGGATTATGAAAGGGAGGAGGAGGATGTTGCCGACGATTACTACTCCGTTCTGGGTGTG ATGCCAGATGCAACCCCTGAGGAAATTAAGAAGGCATACTACGGTTGCATGAAAGAGTGCCACCCTGACCTTAGTGGGAACGCCCCTGACGTGACTAACTTCTGTATGTTCATCAACGAGGTTTACTCG GTGTTGAGTGATCCAGCACAACGTGCAGTGTATGATGAGATCCATGGGTACACAGCAACAGCAATCAATCCTTTCTTTGATGACAGTGCACCCAAGGATCATGTGTTCGTTGATGAGTTTACCTGCATTG GATGTAAAAACTGTGCCAATATCTGCCCTGGCGTCTTTAAGATTGAGGAAGATTTTGGGAGGTCAAGAGTCTACTCCCAGTCAGGTAGCACAGAGCTAATTCAGGATGCCATTGATAGTTG CCCAGTTGATTGTATTCACTGGACTTCCGCTGCACAACTGTCActccttgagaatgagatgcgTAGAGTAGAGAGGGTGAAT GTTGGTTTGATGCTTGCTGGTATGGGAGCTTCAGTCGATGTTTTCCGCATG GCTAGTGCTCGCTGGGAAAAGAGGCAAGCAAAAGTCTTG GAAAAAGTCAGAACACGGATGGTGAAACAAGAGAATTCAGACACGAGAAGCTCTTGGAGTGACATCTGGGGATCCCCACCACAAGATCAAAGCAACGGTAATG AGGAGGAAGTATCAGAGAGAGCCAAGAGAGCGGCAGCTGCTGCTAGACGGTGGCGAGAGTTCTCCAGACGAGGCGCAGACAGGCCTCCGACACACAAACTTCCGGAGGCAGTGGGCAACAAAGATTAG
- the LOC136512547 gene encoding chaperone protein dnaJ C76, chloroplastic-like isoform X2 encodes MAPPLLSPPLLADALATLPRSFPCSRPTRQLPTVGFAGAVRGDRQGSWSARRRDLRICATATEADYEREEEDVADDYYSVLGVMPDATPEEIKKAYYGCMKECHPDLSGNAPDVTNFCMFINEVYSVLSDPAQRAVYDEIHGYTATAINPFFDDSAPKDHVFVDEFTCIGCKNCANICPGVFKIEEDFGRSRVYSQSGSTELIQDAIDSCPVDCIHWTSAAQLSLLENEMRRVERVNVGLMLAGMGASVDVFRMASARWEKRQAKVLEKVRTRMVKQENSDTRSSWSDIWGSPPQDQSNEEEVSERAKRAAAAARRWREFSRRGADRPPTHKLPEAVGNKD; translated from the exons ATGGCGCCCCCTCTCCTctcgccgccgctgctcgccGACGCACTCGCGACGCTGCCACGGTCTTTCCCCTGCTCCCGCCCCACGCGGCAACTGCCCACCGTCGGGTTCGCCGGAGCCGTACGGGGCGACCGGCAGGGGAGCTGGAGTGCGCGGAGAAGGGATCTCAGGATCTGTGCCACTGCGACGGAAGCGGATTATGAAAGGGAGGAGGAGGATGTTGCCGACGATTACTACTCCGTTCTGGGTGTG ATGCCAGATGCAACCCCTGAGGAAATTAAGAAGGCATACTACGGTTGCATGAAAGAGTGCCACCCTGACCTTAGTGGGAACGCCCCTGACGTGACTAACTTCTGTATGTTCATCAACGAGGTTTACTCG GTGTTGAGTGATCCAGCACAACGTGCAGTGTATGATGAGATCCATGGGTACACAGCAACAGCAATCAATCCTTTCTTTGATGACAGTGCACCCAAGGATCATGTGTTCGTTGATGAGTTTACCTGCATTG GATGTAAAAACTGTGCCAATATCTGCCCTGGCGTCTTTAAGATTGAGGAAGATTTTGGGAGGTCAAGAGTCTACTCCCAGTCAGGTAGCACAGAGCTAATTCAGGATGCCATTGATAGTTG CCCAGTTGATTGTATTCACTGGACTTCCGCTGCACAACTGTCActccttgagaatgagatgcgTAGAGTAGAGAGGGTGAAT GTTGGTTTGATGCTTGCTGGTATGGGAGCTTCAGTCGATGTTTTCCGCATG GCTAGTGCTCGCTGGGAAAAGAGGCAAGCAAAAGTCTTG GAAAAAGTCAGAACACGGATGGTGAAACAAGAGAATTCAGACACGAGAAGCTCTTGGAGTGACATCTGGGGATCCCCACCACAAGATCAAAGCAACG AGGAGGAAGTATCAGAGAGAGCCAAGAGAGCGGCAGCTGCTGCTAGACGGTGGCGAGAGTTCTCCAGACGAGGCGCAGACAGGCCTCCGACACACAAACTTCCGGAGGCAGTGGGCAACAAAGATTAG